One window of the Corticium candelabrum chromosome 7, ooCorCand1.1, whole genome shotgun sequence genome contains the following:
- the LOC134182084 gene encoding fibroblast growth factor receptor 2-like isoform X1, whose protein sequence is MSLLFFVIVLSSMTLCSSEIVERDIQPCQRSAVYKIDVTVGDDVALKCIWSNPYYDALEWTLGNIVMEECNNLQQMGVCTTEFAHHSDRILYFRNVNSTFRGVYSCNFYFYSNLKCSKNVSVMVATLPTSPVPSTDYPITTAAAKTATELQSVKQTTTIVEDDWLFPTTKIISPASLGDGELGRSDETLDSKTKTIVALLASVFFLILAVGVTAYYLWLRRERSVVTASEEKKECRVSLDAYKHLEFDRNHLTLFEKLGEGHFGTVHRARACGIVTPGQNITVAVKMCKTIENNADETGFCEQSLCVEVELLVKIGSHNNVVKLLGMCSQGGPLWLIFEGAQLGNLLTYLRSARDVVEGQSCVITTNQSTTGENVLITQRKMFTFGEQIAKGMAYLYSQKILHRDLAARNVLVFNNEVLKMSDFGLARDIKYHEYYRRKTPCEMPAKWMSPEAIMHKVYTQASDVWSFGIVLWEIATLGGSPYPSICISRLYDLLVEGYRMSCPVNCPRLFHTIMLRCWEAEASERPTFVTLITMLSHPIEETKIYPPAVGQEFIDSAKTACH, encoded by the exons ATGTCTCTTTTATTTTTCGTCATCGTTCTATCCTCAATGACGCTGTGTTCAAGCGAGATCGTAGAACGTG ATATTCAACCATGTCAGAGATCAGCTGTGTACAAAATTGACGTCACAGTCGGCGACGACGTTGCACTAAAATGTATTTGGAGCAATCCCTACTATGACGCATTAGAATGGACACTCGGAAATATCGTCATGGAAGAATGCAATAATCTACAACAAATGGGTGTCTGTACTACAGAATTTGCGCACCACAGTGATAGGATTCTTTACTTTCGAAATGTAAACTCGACATTCAGAGGTGTTTACTCCTGCAACTTTTATTTTTACAGCAACCTGAAATGCTCTAAGAATGTGTCAGTTATGGTGGCAACATTACCAACCTCGCCTGTTCCCTCAACAGATTACCCAATAACAACAGCAGCGGCTAAAACAGCAACAGAGTTGCAATCAgtgaaacaaacaacaactataGTGGAAGACG ATTGGCTATTTCCTACAACAAAAATCATCTCGCCTGCAAGTCTAGGAGACGGCGAGTTAGGAAGATCTGATGAAACTCTCGATTCCAAGACGAAGACGATAGTTGCTTTGCTTGCGAGCGTCTTCTTTCTAATCTTAGCAGTTGGCGTGACCGCGTATTATTTGTGGCTACGACGAGAACGTTCTGTTGTTACTGCTTCTGAGGAGAAAAAGGAGTGCAGAGTTAGTTTGGATGCATACAAGCACTTGGAATTTGACCGAAATCACTTGACTTTGTTTGAAAAGTTGG GAGAGGGACATTTTGGTACTGTTCATAGAGCGCGAGCCTGTGGTATTGTTACTCCCGGCCAGAACATCACTGTCGCTGTAAAAATGTGCAAAACTATTGAAA ATAATGCAGACGAGACCGGATTCTGTGAGCAAAGTCTGTGTGTGGAAGTAGAACTTCTTGTTAAGATCGGTAGCCACAACAACGTCGTCAAACTGTTGGGCATGTGCTCGCAAGGAG GACCGCTGTGGCTTATATTTGAGGGAGCTCAGCTTGGAAATCTATTGACGTATTTGCGATCTGCTAGAGACGTCGTAGAGGGACAGTCCTGTGTAATTACGACCAATCAGAGTACAACGGGGGAAAATGTACTCATCACACAAAGAAAAATGTTTACGTTTGGAGAGCAGATAGCAAAGGGAATGGCGTACCTCTACAGCCAAAAG ATACTTCACCGTGATCTTGCCGCCCGCAATGTCTTGGTGTTTAATAACGAAGTCCTCAAAATGAGCGATTTTGGATTGGCCAGAGACATCAAATATCATGAGTACTATCGTCGTAAGACTCCG TGCGAAATGCCGGCAAAATGGATGTCTCCAGAGGCAATCATGCATAAAGTCTACACGCAAGCTAGTGATGT GTGGTCTTTTGGCATCGTGCTGTGGGAAATAGCCACCCTTG GTGGGTCTCCATATCCTAGTATTTGTATTTCAAGGTTGTATGATCTTCTCGTTGAGGGTTATCGCATGAGCTGTCCTGTCAATTGTCCTCGTCTTTT TCATACCATAATGCTTCGTTGTTGGGAAGCTGAAGCAAGTGAAAGGCCAACTTTTGTAACTCTTATTACAATGCTTTCTCATCCGATAGAAGAAACGAAAATA TATCCACCAGCCGTCGGTCAAGAATTTATAGACTCTGCCAAAACAGCTTGCCATTAG
- the LOC134182084 gene encoding fibroblast growth factor receptor 2-like isoform X2, which translates to MSLLLFVIVLSSMTPCSSEIVERDIQPCQRSAVYKIDVTVGDDVALKCIWSNPYYDALEWTLGNIVMEECNNLQQMGVCTTEFAHHSDRILYFRNVNSTFRGVYSCNFYFYSNLKCSKNVSVMVATLPTSPVPSTDYPITTAAAKTATELQSVKQTTTIVEDDWLFPTTKIISPASLGDGELGRSDETLDSKTKTIVALLASVFFLILAVGVTAYYLWLRRERSVVTASEEKKECRVSLDAYKHLEFDRNHLTLFEKLGEGHFGTVHRARACGIVTPGQNITVAVKMCKTIENNADETGFCEQSLCVEVELLVKIGSHNNVVKLLGMCSQGGPLWLIFEGAQLGNLLTYLRSARDVVEGQSCVITTNQSTTGENVLITQRKMFTFGEQIAKGMAYLYSQKILHRDLAARNVLVFNNEVLKMSDFGLARDIKYHEYYRRKTPCEMPAKWMSPEAIMHKVYTQASDVWSFGIVLWEIATLGGSPYPSICISRLYDLLVEGYRMSCPVNCPRLFHTIMLRCWEAEASERPTFVTLITMLSHPIEETKIYPPAVGQEFIDSAKTACH; encoded by the exons ATGTCTCTTTTACTTTTCGTTATCGTTCTATCCTCAATGACGCCGTGTTCAAGCGAGATCGTAGAACGTG ATATTCAACCATGTCAGAGATCAGCTGTGTACAAAATTGACGTCACAGTCGGCGACGACGTTGCACTAAAATGTATTTGGAGCAATCCCTACTATGACGCATTAGAATGGACACTCGGAAATATCGTCATGGAAGAATGCAATAATCTACAACAAATGGGTGTCTGTACTACAGAATTTGCGCACCACAGTGATAGGATTCTTTACTTTCGAAATGTAAACTCGACATTCAGAGGTGTTTACTCCTGCAACTTTTATTTTTACAGCAACCTGAAATGCTCTAAGAATGTGTCAGTTATGGTGGCAACATTACCAACCTCGCCTGTTCCCTCAACAGATTACCCAATAACAACAGCAGCGGCTAAAACAGCAACAGAGTTGCAATCAgtgaaacaaacaacaactataGTGGAAGACG ATTGGCTATTTCCTACAACAAAAATCATCTCGCCTGCAAGTCTAGGAGACGGCGAGTTAGGAAGATCTGATGAAACTCTCGATTCCAAGACGAAGACGATAGTTGCTTTGCTTGCGAGCGTCTTCTTTCTAATCTTAGCAGTTGGCGTGACCGCGTATTATTTGTGGCTACGACGAGAACGTTCTGTTGTTACTGCTTCTGAGGAGAAAAAGGAGTGCAGAGTTAGTTTGGATGCATACAAGCACTTGGAATTTGACCGAAATCACTTGACTTTGTTTGAAAAGTTGG GAGAGGGACATTTTGGTACTGTTCATAGAGCGCGAGCCTGTGGTATTGTTACTCCCGGCCAGAACATCACTGTCGCTGTAAAAATGTGCAAAACTATTGAAA ATAATGCAGACGAGACCGGATTCTGTGAGCAAAGTCTGTGTGTGGAAGTAGAACTTCTTGTTAAGATCGGTAGCCACAACAACGTCGTCAAACTGTTGGGCATGTGCTCGCAAGGAG GACCGCTGTGGCTTATATTTGAGGGAGCTCAGCTTGGAAATCTATTGACGTATTTGCGATCTGCTAGAGACGTCGTAGAGGGACAGTCCTGTGTAATTACGACCAATCAGAGTACAACGGGGGAAAATGTACTCATCACACAAAGAAAAATGTTTACGTTTGGAGAGCAGATAGCAAAGGGAATGGCGTACCTCTACAGCCAAAAG ATACTTCACCGTGATCTTGCCGCCCGCAATGTCTTGGTGTTTAATAACGAAGTCCTCAAAATGAGCGATTTTGGATTGGCCAGAGACATCAAATATCATGAGTACTATCGTCGTAAGACTCCG TGCGAAATGCCGGCAAAATGGATGTCTCCAGAGGCAATCATGCATAAAGTCTACACGCAAGCTAGTGATGT GTGGTCTTTTGGCATCGTGCTGTGGGAAATAGCCACCCTTG GTGGGTCTCCATATCCTAGTATTTGTATTTCAAGGTTGTATGATCTTCTCGTTGAGGGTTATCGCATGAGCTGTCCTGTCAATTGTCCTCGTCTTTT TCATACCATAATGCTTCGTTGTTGGGAAGCTGAAGCAAGTGAAAGGCCAACTTTTGTAACTCTTATTACAATGCTTTCTCATCCGATAGAAGAAACGAAAATA TATCCACCAGCCGTCGGTCAAGAATTTATAGACTCTGCCAAAACAGCTTGCCATTAG